From a region of the Zingiber officinale cultivar Zhangliang chromosome 10B, Zo_v1.1, whole genome shotgun sequence genome:
- the LOC122029114 gene encoding histidine-containing phosphotransfer protein 1-like, giving the protein MRDQQVVDFKKVDAHVHQFKGSNASIGAQSVKHVCMAFRNYCEEMDHEGCLTCLQQLKQEYFLVKNKLETLFKLEQQIVAAGGSIPMMW; this is encoded by the exons ATGAG AGATCAGCAGGTTGTGGACTTTAAGAAAGTGGATGCCCATGTTCACCAGTTCAAAGGCAGCAATGCCAG CATTGGTGCCCAAAGCGTTAAACATGTCTGCATGGCCTTCCGCAATTACTGCGAGGAAATGGACCACGAAGG ATGCCTGACATGTCTCCAGCAACTTAAGCAGGAGTATTTTCTGGTGAAGAACAAGTTGGAAACTTTATTTAAG CTGGAGCAGCAGATTGTGGCTGCTGGTGGATCAATCCCCATGATGTGGTAG